One window from the genome of Ictidomys tridecemlineatus isolate mIctTri1 chromosome 12, mIctTri1.hap1, whole genome shotgun sequence encodes:
- the LOC144369304 gene encoding uncharacterized protein LOC144369304, with the protein MRKVTSNSSSLLHSSEQVEDNRFVYVLLEGQSLRESKRILVTCVDTVMSLIRRALDQNLLQQEDVDNFELLRMISESEKIKVPDHSLMYQSMNPRIKYFIVRIRPEFKRKEVTCHDRAPVIIRRALELHLLTQEKPEDYELGQIISHRQKLRIPAQANVFYAKNPHTKSNFVLRKRSLSKKNDEWIQPQPFSRPTKKAAALLRMLAKPFCCCVPGRG; encoded by the exons ATGAGAAAAGTAACCAGTaacagctcctcactgcttcactccagcgagcaggtggaagacaaccGCTTTGTTTatgtcctcctagagggacagagcctgagagagtcaaagcgcatcctg gtgacctgtGTGGATACGGTGATGAGCCTCATCCgaagggccttggaccaaaatttgttgcagcaggaggatgtggacaactttgagctgctgagaatgatttCTGAGAgtgaga aaatcaaggtccctgaccactcactcaTGTATCAGTCCATGAATCCAcggataaaatatttcatcgtgaggatACGCCCCGAGTTCAagagaaaggag gtgacctgccacgatcgggctcctgtcatcatccgcagggccctcgagctgcacttgcttactcaggagaagccggaggattatgagctgggccaaatcatctctcaccgtcaga agctgaggattccagcgcaggccaacgtattttatgcaaagaaccctcacacaaaATCCAACtttgtgctgaggaaaaggagcctttccaaaaagaatgatgagtggatccagcctcaacctttCTCTCGTCCTACAAAgaaggctgcagccctcctgaggatgcttgcaaaaccattctgctgctgtgtgcctgggcggggctga